One genomic region from Nocardia vinacea encodes:
- a CDS encoding fatty acid CoA ligase family protein gives MSQEPADLSALLAHQIRQRADLPAISYPTVAHPERAGRAADLGFAVLTFAELGARVEAYAAAFERIGISKGVKTIVMVKPDPDLFAVIFALFRVGAVPVVVDPGMGVRRMLHCFRSVGAEAFIGIPLAHLVRLAARRTFRSVRVHVSVGRSFWGGHTLLAMRQTPGAAAPEITHAPDDLLMIAFTTGSTGPAKGVEFTRAGFAASLRVIEQLHGRPTGFVSLTSVPLFGIFDLLQGAHVVLGPVDPVRVSKADPALLTDVVQSFQATDVTASPALLGPLGEYLTRTGITLPSLVRIISMGAPANLDALVGVRAALGESARVFTTYGATEALPLTTLEWSELDETRKQTAEGAGTCVGRPIAESDSDTRVRIIAVSDDEIPTWRDDLVLPPGEIGEIVAAGAQVSTAYHRNPAADARNKIDETRPDGTVRRWHRVGDLAWQDESGRLWFCGRTAQRVRTAAGDLFTVQCEQIFNTHPDVHRTALVGVGEPGAQIPVLCFELRSGVAESEIPRVQRELWSIARGREFTRSIKVFRAHPGFPVDIRHNAKIGREELAVWAGKGMTP, from the coding sequence GTGAGTCAGGAGCCCGCAGATCTGAGCGCGCTGCTGGCGCACCAGATCCGGCAGCGCGCCGACCTGCCCGCCATCAGCTATCCGACCGTCGCGCATCCCGAACGTGCCGGGCGCGCAGCGGATCTCGGATTCGCGGTGCTGACCTTCGCCGAACTCGGCGCGCGGGTCGAGGCCTATGCCGCGGCCTTCGAACGGATCGGAATCAGCAAGGGCGTCAAGACCATTGTCATGGTCAAACCCGATCCTGATCTGTTCGCGGTGATCTTCGCGCTGTTCCGGGTCGGTGCGGTGCCGGTGGTGGTGGATCCGGGTATGGGTGTGCGCCGCATGCTGCATTGCTTCCGCAGTGTCGGTGCGGAGGCGTTCATCGGCATACCGCTGGCGCATCTGGTGCGACTGGCGGCGCGGCGCACCTTCCGTTCGGTGCGGGTGCATGTGTCGGTTGGACGCTCGTTCTGGGGTGGGCACACCTTGCTCGCCATGCGACAAACGCCTGGTGCGGCTGCACCCGAAATCACCCATGCGCCCGACGATCTGCTGATGATCGCCTTCACCACCGGCAGTACCGGACCGGCCAAGGGGGTGGAGTTCACCCGGGCCGGATTCGCCGCCTCACTGCGGGTGATCGAGCAGTTGCACGGCCGCCCAACGGGTTTCGTCTCGCTCACCTCGGTACCGCTGTTCGGCATCTTCGATCTGCTGCAGGGTGCGCATGTGGTGCTCGGGCCGGTCGATCCGGTGCGGGTGTCCAAGGCCGATCCGGCACTGCTCACCGATGTGGTCCAGAGTTTCCAGGCCACCGATGTCACCGCATCCCCCGCCCTGCTCGGTCCGCTCGGCGAATATCTGACAAGAACCGGGATTACGCTGCCGAGTCTGGTTCGGATCATCTCGATGGGCGCGCCCGCGAACCTCGATGCGCTGGTGGGGGTTAGGGCCGCTCTCGGTGAGTCCGCGCGCGTCTTCACCACCTACGGTGCGACCGAGGCATTGCCGCTGACCACCCTCGAATGGTCCGAACTCGACGAAACCCGCAAGCAGACCGCCGAGGGCGCGGGCACCTGCGTCGGCCGCCCGATCGCGGAATCCGACAGCGATACAAGAGTACGGATCATTGCCGTCTCCGATGACGAAATCCCCACCTGGCGCGACGACCTCGTGCTGCCACCGGGGGAGATCGGCGAAATCGTCGCCGCCGGTGCGCAAGTCAGCACCGCTTATCACCGCAACCCGGCCGCCGATGCCCGCAACAAGATCGACGAAACCCGCCCGGACGGCACGGTGCGCCGTTGGCATCGCGTCGGTGATCTGGCCTGGCAGGACGAGTCCGGTCGGCTGTGGTTCTGTGGCCGCACGGCGCAGCGGGTCCGCACCGCGGCCGGTGACCTGTTCACTGTGCAGTGCGAGCAGATCTTCAACACCCACCCGGATGTGCACCGCACCGCGCTCGTCGGTGTCGGTGAGCCGGGGGCACAGATCCCGGTGCTGTGCTTCGAACTGCGGTCCGGGGTGGCGGAATCCGAGATTCCACGGGTTCAGCGGGAACTGTGGTCCATCGCGCGCGGGCGCGAATTCACCAGGTCCATCAAGGTATTCCGCGCCCATCCCGGGTTCCCGGTCGACATCAGGCACAACGCCAAGATCGGGCGCGAGGAATTGGCCGTATGGGCCGGAAAGGGTATGACGCCATGA
- a CDS encoding cytochrome P450: MMTTRLATRPTGTNAVPTAPGALPLIGHSHRLARRPYRFLQTLSDLGPVVRVKIPGYDTYVVTEPDLIREAFVGLSDQGSMIDRAEALLGAGVTVLSGPQHKRERRMIAPAFARGRIAQYATVMTRLGAEQADAWRDGQMVVVDTEMHDLALRTVAGALFSGDLGAETGAEIHEMLTPVMTLLARRVTRPAWIDKLPLPSNRRFEGLVAGMKSATSKIIAAYRADLAADPNLDHGDLLDTLIKARDEDGVALTDAQVHDELINFLVGGTEATGMTLSWVFHELGRNPELEAAFHAEIDAVLGGRPAEFADLGRLDLTKRIVTETLRMYSPWLTVRDVPANYELGGKALPKGAMLLVCPVAVHRDPAIFPNPDEFDPDRWLPAAMESRPKGAYLPFGMGTRQCPGNVFSLTEVALQVATIGGRWCLRPMPGIAVQETVIGALVHPKYLPMRVVARQVQTGHVADSSGSERGAA; the protein is encoded by the coding sequence ATGATGACCACCCGGCTCGCCACCCGCCCGACCGGCACGAATGCGGTGCCGACCGCACCGGGGGCCCTGCCCCTCATCGGCCATTCACACCGCCTCGCGCGCAGGCCGTACCGCTTCCTGCAGACGCTGTCGGACCTCGGACCCGTGGTGCGGGTGAAGATTCCGGGTTACGACACCTACGTCGTCACCGAACCGGACCTGATCCGCGAAGCCTTCGTCGGCCTGTCCGATCAGGGTTCCATGATCGATCGCGCGGAGGCGCTGCTCGGCGCTGGGGTCACCGTGCTGTCGGGCCCCCAGCACAAGCGGGAACGCCGAATGATCGCTCCGGCCTTCGCTCGCGGCCGCATTGCGCAGTACGCCACCGTGATGACGCGTCTGGGCGCGGAACAGGCCGATGCCTGGCGTGACGGTCAAATGGTGGTCGTCGATACCGAGATGCACGACCTGGCGCTACGCACCGTCGCGGGGGCGCTGTTCAGCGGCGACCTCGGCGCGGAGACCGGCGCGGAAATCCACGAGATGCTCACACCGGTCATGACGCTGCTCGCCCGCCGCGTCACCCGCCCGGCCTGGATCGACAAGCTGCCACTGCCCAGCAATCGCCGCTTCGAAGGGCTTGTGGCCGGTATGAAGTCGGCGACCAGCAAGATCATCGCCGCTTACCGTGCGGACCTGGCCGCCGACCCGAACCTGGATCATGGCGACTTGCTGGACACCCTGATCAAGGCCCGTGATGAGGACGGTGTCGCGCTCACCGATGCCCAGGTGCACGACGAGCTGATCAACTTCCTGGTCGGCGGCACCGAGGCAACCGGGATGACGCTGTCCTGGGTATTCCACGAGCTGGGCCGAAATCCCGAGCTGGAGGCCGCTTTCCACGCCGAGATCGATGCGGTGCTGGGTGGTCGCCCGGCCGAATTCGCCGATCTCGGTCGGCTCGATCTGACCAAGCGGATCGTCACCGAGACCCTGCGCATGTACTCGCCGTGGCTGACCGTCCGCGATGTGCCCGCGAACTATGAACTCGGCGGCAAGGCATTGCCGAAGGGTGCCATGTTGCTGGTGTGTCCTGTTGCGGTGCACCGGGATCCGGCCATCTTCCCGAATCCCGATGAATTCGACCCGGACCGCTGGCTGCCTGCGGCAATGGAGTCCCGGCCCAAGGGCGCGTACCTGCCGTTCGGTATGGGCACCCGGCAGTGTCCGGGAAATGTGTTCTCGCTCACCGAGGTTGCCCTGCAGGTTGCTACGATCGGCGGGCGCTGGTGCCTGCGCCCGATGCCCGGTATCGCGGTGCAAGAGACGGTGATCGGCGCCCTGGTGCACCCGAAGTATCTGCCGATGCGAGTGGTGGCCAGGCAGGTGCAAACCGGGCACGTCGCGGATTCGTCAGGGAGCGAACGCGGGGCGGCTTAA
- a CDS encoding MMPL family transporter, whose amino-acid sequence MFELTKLTISSDVQAVATRRAKWILGVFAGLALIMAMLSSTLFDKVQGGGYSDPGGESSRATEILRDAFGQAPPNFVLLVHSDTSVDDPESATAAVKLALKLKDEPGVAGVMSYWMDKSPALRSADGKSGLIVASILGEEGAVDQKIGGLADRYGGKHGPVQVRVGGYAMLLHETVQQSEKDAVLGESIAFPITLIALLFVFGGLVAASLPLVVAAVTVMITMGALWLIALVTDLAATATNVATLLGLGLAIDYSLLIISRYRDELAAGAATGPAVAATMRSAGRTVAFSAVTVAVALSGLLFFPLLAVRSMGYAGLAVAAIAATVSLTVLPAILLLLGSRIDRGQLGWFFRPQRPAPGEGFWHRLAVFVMRKPVPIGLAVAAFLLLLGTPFLGVKLGFPDERALPESMNNRQITETIQREFAATDTNGLFVVLPDSKSDLDAYARKLSEVDNVRRVDTATGSYAHGGQLAPAMAQHARFETKDAAYLSVTPDTSDPALLDRVAKKLRAVPAPAQRLVGGIAAASADSLDAVTSALPLALAYVVIIMLVVLFLLTGSVVLPLVAIVLSALSLTATFGALVWIFQDGHLSGLLDFTVTGDLPPTVPVMLFGVAFGLAMDYQVFLLSRILEEYERTGKNESAVAHGLEKIGRIVTAAAVLISLVFLGFLASDITFMKSFGIGLPLAVLVDATLIRGFLLPAVMKLLGDWNWWAPGPLEKLHERFGFDEGPSAPPLPHRDDLRQPASV is encoded by the coding sequence GTGTTCGAACTGACCAAGCTGACCATTTCGAGCGACGTGCAAGCAGTCGCTACGCGGCGCGCAAAATGGATTCTCGGCGTCTTCGCCGGTCTCGCGCTGATAATGGCGATGCTCAGCTCGACGTTGTTCGACAAAGTGCAGGGCGGTGGCTACAGCGATCCCGGCGGCGAATCCAGCCGGGCCACCGAGATTTTGCGCGATGCCTTCGGTCAGGCGCCGCCGAACTTCGTGCTGCTGGTGCACAGCGACACCTCGGTCGACGATCCCGAATCGGCAACGGCCGCAGTGAAATTGGCGCTGAAGCTGAAGGATGAGCCGGGTGTTGCGGGTGTCATGTCGTACTGGATGGACAAGTCGCCTGCGCTGCGCAGCGCCGACGGCAAGTCGGGGCTGATAGTGGCGAGCATTCTCGGCGAGGAGGGTGCGGTCGACCAGAAGATCGGCGGTCTGGCGGACCGCTACGGCGGCAAGCACGGGCCGGTGCAGGTGCGCGTCGGCGGTTACGCGATGTTGTTGCACGAGACGGTGCAGCAGAGCGAGAAGGACGCCGTACTCGGCGAATCCATCGCGTTCCCGATCACGCTGATCGCCCTGCTGTTCGTATTCGGCGGTCTGGTCGCGGCCAGCCTGCCGCTGGTCGTCGCAGCGGTGACCGTGATGATCACCATGGGCGCTCTGTGGCTGATCGCCCTGGTCACCGATCTCGCCGCGACCGCGACCAATGTCGCCACTCTGCTCGGCCTCGGCCTGGCGATCGACTACAGCCTGCTGATCATCAGCCGCTACCGCGACGAATTGGCCGCAGGCGCCGCGACCGGTCCGGCCGTCGCCGCGACCATGCGCTCGGCCGGACGCACCGTGGCCTTCTCGGCGGTCACCGTTGCGGTCGCGCTGTCGGGCCTGTTGTTCTTCCCACTGCTCGCGGTGCGGTCCATGGGTTATGCGGGTCTGGCCGTTGCCGCGATCGCCGCGACGGTTTCGCTGACGGTGCTGCCCGCGATTCTGCTGCTGCTCGGCAGTCGCATCGATCGCGGTCAACTCGGCTGGTTCTTCCGTCCGCAGCGTCCGGCGCCCGGTGAGGGGTTCTGGCATCGGCTCGCGGTATTCGTGATGCGGAAGCCGGTGCCGATCGGTCTGGCGGTCGCGGCCTTCCTGCTGCTGCTCGGGACCCCGTTCCTCGGTGTGAAACTCGGCTTCCCCGACGAGCGGGCATTGCCGGAGTCGATGAACAACCGGCAGATCACCGAGACCATCCAGCGTGAGTTCGCCGCCACCGACACCAACGGACTGTTCGTCGTACTTCCAGACAGCAAGTCCGACCTGGATGCCTACGCCAGGAAGCTCTCCGAAGTCGACAATGTCCGTCGCGTCGACACCGCCACCGGCAGCTACGCCCACGGCGGGCAGCTCGCCCCGGCCATGGCACAGCACGCGCGCTTCGAAACCAAGGACGCCGCATACCTTTCGGTGACACCGGACACCAGCGATCCGGCACTGCTGGATCGGGTGGCCAAGAAGTTGCGCGCAGTGCCCGCACCCGCACAGCGGTTGGTCGGCGGTATCGCGGCCGCGAGCGCCGATTCCCTCGATGCGGTGACCTCGGCGCTGCCCCTGGCGCTGGCCTACGTTGTGATCATCATGCTGGTCGTGCTGTTTCTGCTGACCGGCAGCGTGGTGCTGCCGCTGGTCGCAATCGTGCTCAGCGCCCTGAGCCTCACCGCGACTTTCGGCGCGCTGGTCTGGATCTTCCAGGACGGGCACCTGTCCGGCCTGCTCGATTTCACCGTGACCGGCGATCTGCCGCCGACCGTGCCGGTCATGCTGTTCGGTGTGGCCTTCGGTCTGGCCATGGATTACCAGGTATTCCTGCTGTCCCGGATTCTCGAAGAGTACGAACGCACCGGCAAGAACGAATCGGCCGTTGCCCATGGCCTGGAAAAGATCGGCCGGATCGTCACCGCCGCAGCGGTCCTGATCTCCTTGGTGTTCCTGGGATTCCTGGCCTCGGACATCACCTTCATGAAGTCCTTCGGCATCGGCCTGCCGCTGGCGGTACTGGTTGATGCGACTTTGATCCGCGGCTTCCTGCTGCCCGCGGTGATGAAACTGCTCGGCGACTGGAACTGGTGGGCACCCGGCCCGCTCGAAAAGCTGCACGAGCGTTTCGGATTCGACGAAGGACCGTCCGCCCCGCCCCTGCCGCACCGGGACGATCTGCGCCAGCCCGCCAGCGTGTAG
- a CDS encoding NAD-dependent epimerase/dehydratase family protein: MGRKGYDAMKALVTGATGFLGSHIVDAAVAAGDELRAIVRPSSDLGYLSMVPELETVAGDLGDYESLVTACKGVDVVYHSAGLVAEVGSRAQFWEANVEGTRRLMKAAQEAGVGRFVFVSSPSVATSYDTDRFGIDESEPYVTAPKSLYVETKAAAEQLVLAGNTPDFVTCALRPRMIWGPRSSGWMTLLLRKLKSGKLPDLSGGKNVMVSITYCEHAAQACLQAARSDQVAGNAYFLADPEDVDLWKFVEDLAVALDLTPPTRTIPKPVFDAAIAVFDTIWRVPAIKERYAPPLSSWTTAALTVSSTYDTSAATRDFGYAPAVSLADGLAAYVDWVGQLGGVDAVIARG, encoded by the coding sequence ATGGGCCGGAAAGGGTATGACGCCATGAAGGCTTTGGTCACCGGGGCAACCGGATTCCTCGGCAGCCATATCGTCGACGCCGCCGTGGCGGCCGGTGATGAGCTACGTGCCATCGTCCGGCCGTCGAGCGATCTCGGCTACCTGTCGATGGTGCCCGAACTCGAAACGGTGGCAGGCGATCTCGGCGACTACGAATCGCTGGTCACCGCGTGTAAGGGCGTCGATGTGGTCTATCACAGCGCTGGACTGGTCGCCGAGGTCGGCAGCCGGGCGCAGTTCTGGGAGGCCAATGTCGAGGGCACCCGGCGGCTGATGAAGGCTGCACAGGAGGCCGGTGTCGGCCGATTCGTCTTCGTCAGCAGCCCCTCGGTGGCGACCTCCTATGACACCGACCGCTTCGGCATCGACGAGTCCGAGCCGTACGTGACCGCTCCGAAGAGCCTGTACGTGGAGACCAAGGCCGCCGCCGAACAGCTCGTCCTGGCCGGCAACACCCCGGATTTCGTGACCTGTGCGCTGCGACCGCGAATGATCTGGGGACCGCGTTCCTCGGGTTGGATGACGCTGCTGCTGCGAAAGTTGAAGTCCGGCAAGCTGCCCGACCTCTCCGGCGGCAAGAACGTCATGGTGTCGATCACATACTGCGAGCATGCCGCGCAGGCTTGTCTGCAGGCGGCGCGCTCGGATCAGGTCGCGGGCAATGCCTACTTCCTCGCCGATCCCGAGGATGTCGATCTGTGGAAGTTCGTCGAGGACCTCGCCGTCGCTCTGGACCTGACGCCGCCCACCCGGACCATTCCCAAACCGGTATTCGACGCCGCCATCGCGGTTTTCGACACCATATGGCGAGTGCCGGCGATCAAGGAGCGCTACGCGCCGCCGCTGTCCAGTTGGACCACCGCGGCATTGACTGTTTCCAGTACCTACGACACCAGCGCGGCCACCCGGGATTTCGGCTACGCGCCGGCGGTCTCGCTGGCCGACGGACTGGCGGCCTACGTCGACTGGGTCGGACAGCTCGGCGGCGTCGACGCCGTCATCGCTCGCGGATGA